CTAAAGATATTGATAAGTTAGGTGATGCTCTAGATTATGCTAAAAATTATTTGCAAAAAACATTAGATAGTTATTCTGATAAATAACTACTTTTTCTGAGACTAATTTCGATTTGATCCATTAATTTCCTTGCTTCTTCAATAGTTAATTTTTTTTGATCAATTGCTGATTCAGTATTAATTCTTATAGATTCAACCAAAGAAGCTGAGCTATAATCTAACAATTGTAAAATTTCAGATTTACTGTCCTCTTTAATAATATTTTTGACCTTGTATGAATCATCTTGATTTATGTCTATATAAACAACGTTTGTACTGCCAAATAAATTGTGCAAGTTTCCTAATGCTTCTTGATAGGCTCCAGTCATAAAAATTCCAACTAGATAATCTTTATCTTTCTCTGGCTTATGTAAATTTAGTAATGATTTAATTTTTCCATCATCAATAAAATTATTTAGTTTCCCATCTGAATCACAAGTTAAATCTGCAAAGTTGCCTTTGCAGAACGGCTCCTCTAAGTGCCTGTGTATTGGTACTATTGGAAAAATCTGATTTATTGCCCAGCTATCGGGAATAGATTTAAAGATAGATAAATTTGCATAATAAGTTGATGCAAGAGTTTCTGTAATTTCAGATAAATCAGGGTGATTGATTTCATCATTATTCAGGTTATTAGAAATTTCTTTTGCGCAAGCCCAAGTAATTTCTTCGGCATAAGCTCTTTCTGCCAAACTTAAAAATCCTAATCTAAAAGCTACTAAGCAATCTTCTTTAAACTTTTTTGCATCATTCCATAGTTCAATTATTTGAGATAAATTTATTTTTTTATCTTTAAGTTTTTTTAATTCATAGAAAGTTTCAAGTAAGTTTGAAATTATTAATTGTTGATTTTTGTTATCAAAAATTTGTAGTTTGGAACTGACATGGCTTGTTCCTAAGACATTAAAAATTAAAACTGAACAATGACTAATTATTGCTCTTCCACTTTCTGAGATTATGGTTGGATGCTTGATATTATTTAATTCACATGAATCCTTAATAGTTGCAATTACATCGTTAGCATAATTTTGCAAAGAATAATTAGTAGAGGTGTTTGAGGAGGTTTTAGTTCCATCAAAATCTATCCCTAATCCTCCCCCAACGTCGATATATTGCATAGGGGCTCCCAGTTTGCATAGTTCAACATATATTTGACTCGCTTCTTGTAATGCATCTTTGATCACAGCAATATCACTTATTTGACTGCCTATATGAAAATGGAGCAATTTCATTTCGTTGATAAGATTTGCTTCTTTTAGTTCTTTTATTGTCAACATAATTTCTGGGATTGATAATCCAAATTTGGAATTATCTCCAATAGATTTACCCCACCTACCACTACTTTTACTTGATAACTTTGCTCTAATTCCTATCAATGGAGTCGCGTTAAGTTCTTGAACTGCTTCAATAATTCTTTTTACCTCATCTCGTTGTTCAATAACTATTATTGGATTTTTGCCTAGTTTTCTGGCCAAAGTAGCAATCTCAATATATTTTTTATCTTTATATCCGTTGCATATTAATAATGAATTTTGGTTTTCAAGAAGTGCAAGGCCAATTAATAGTTCTGATTTACTTCCTACTTCTAAACCAAAATTCCATTGGCTACCAAACTCTATTATCTTTTCTAGAACATTTTTCTGTTGGTTACATTTGACAGGAAAAACGCCTTGATAAATGTTCTTATATTTATAGGTTTTTATTGCTTTTAAAAAAGAGTCATGTAATGCATTTATGCGATCTTTCAAGATATCATTAAATCTTATAATTAATGGAGGATTGATTTCTCTACTCTTAAGTTCTTTGACAAGCTTAAAAAGATCAATCTTATTTTCAGATTTTATATCTTTAGTTACTGATATATTTCCTTTGGAATTTATAGAAAAATATTTATCTCCCCATTTGTCTATGTTGTAAGTCGAAATACTATCTTCAATAGTCCAAATATTCTTTAATTTTTTCGGCTCAAAATTGGTCAATTTATTTCTTAGTGATTAATAAATGTTTTTGAAAATAACTCAAAACAATATCTCTTATTTTAATGATTACTTGCCAAGTTACCACCCAAAAGATGAATATACATAGAGTGATTATTAACTAAATGACCAAAGAGAGAACCTTTATTGCAATTAAACCAGATGGAGTTCAAAGAGGATATGTTGCTGAGATTATTGGCAGATTTGAAAAAAAAGGATTTAAATTGGTTGGATTAAAGCAATTAATTCCTTCAAAAGATCTTGCTCAAAATCATTATGGAGTACATAGAGAAAGACCTTTTTTTGGTGATTTAGTAGACTTTATTTCAAGTGGTCCTGTTGTAGCAATGGTGTGGGAAGGCGAAGGAGTTATTTTGAGTGCTAGAAAACTAATAGGTGCAACAAAACCTCTAGAAGCAGAACCTGGCACAATTAGAGGCGATTTAGCTATTGATATTGGGAGGAATATTATTCATGGTTCTGATGGAGAAGATACAGCAAAATTTGAAATTGATCTATGGTTTAACGAAGAGGAATTATGTGAGTGGGAAACATCTGATTCGAAATGGCGATCTGAAAATTAAAATTTAAATATCGAATCTATCTAAACTAAATTTCTCTAAAAAGATTTTTTCTATATCGCTGAGACATTTATTTTGAACTATTTTCAAAAGAAGATCACTTGTTAATGCAGAAAATAAAACTCCATTTCTGTAATGTCCTGTAGCTATAAAAAGGTTTTCAATTTTTGATTTTCCAATTATTGGTTTAATGTCTGGAGTGCACGGTCTAAATCCCCACCAATGTTCCATTTGTGGCCAATTAATAGCTTCTGGTAATAAGGAGCGAATACCTTCTTGCAGTTGTTTTATTCCATTAGGAGTATTGCCATGATTAAATTTTGAATCTTTTTCAACTGTAGCTCCAACGATAATAAGTCCGTCATCACGAGGAACAAGATAAGTTTTTGGTCCAAAAATAACTCTTTTCAAAAAATTTGTTGGACCTTGTATAGATAGCATTTGTCCCTTTACAGGAAAGACTGGAATCTTTTTAAAAATTTTTTTACTCCAAGCACCACTGCATATAATTGCTTTTTGGCAGTTAATTATTTTTAGTTCCCCAGTCGCACATAAAACTTTTGCACCAGTAATTTTGTTTTTTTCTAATTTTAAATCCTCTACTTCTGATCCTTCTTGAAATTCAACTCCATGCAATGAGCATGCTCTCTCAAGAGCGCGCATCAGTCTTCTTCTGTTATCTATTTGACCATCTTGTTCAAATAGTAAACCATGTTTCCAAATAGAATTCATTCCATTAATTTCTGTTTGAAGGTCTTTGTGATTTAAATATTTTCCATATTGATAAGTGGGAAACTTTTCAAGATCTTCTTTATTTTTAAAAGGAACTACTATGCCACATTTTTTTAAACCGCATTTAATATTACTATCTTGCTCAATACTTTTTATCCACTTTGGAATTAGACCTTGACTTTCTTGGCCAAATTTTAGTAACTCATCTTCGAGCCCTTCGGCATGAGTAGCTAACATTCCTGCAGCAACAAATCCAGCTGATTCATTTCTGTTTTTGCTTAAAACTAAAACTTTGAAATTATTTCTAGCAAATTCATAAGCAATAGATAAACCAACAAGTCCACCGCCAATAATTAATATTGAATTTTTTGTTTCTTGTGTCATTTAATAATTAATATTTTTATTTGTGTTTTGGTACTCTTTTCCTTTATATCCAATATTATTAATAAAGAGACTTTTGATAATGAACAATTTGGAATCTTGGGAAGCTGTGATTGGTTTGGAAACTCATGTACAGCTTAATACGAAAAGTAAAATATTCACATCTGCGTCAACAGCTTTTGGTGATGCACCTAATACGCATATAGATCCTGTAGTTTGTGGGTTACCAGGAACTCTTCCAGTTTTGAATGAGACTGTTCTTGAGTATGCTGTAAAAACTTCTTTAGCATTAAATTTAAATGTTGCAGAACATTGTAAATTTGATAGAAAACAATATTTTTATCCTGATCTGCCTAAAAATTATCAAATCTCACAATTTGATGAGCCACTAGCTGAAAATGGCTGGTTAGAGGTTGAAATAATTGAAAAAGACAAAGAACCTTATATCAAAAAAATTGGTATAGAAAGGCTTCATATGGAAGAAGACGCAGGAAAACTAGTTCATTCAGGTAGTGACAG
This region of Prochlorococcus sp. MIT 0604 genomic DNA includes:
- the ndk gene encoding nucleoside-diphosphate kinase, whose amino-acid sequence is MTKERTFIAIKPDGVQRGYVAEIIGRFEKKGFKLVGLKQLIPSKDLAQNHYGVHRERPFFGDLVDFISSGPVVAMVWEGEGVILSARKLIGATKPLEAEPGTIRGDLAIDIGRNIIHGSDGEDTAKFEIDLWFNEEELCEWETSDSKWRSEN
- the speA gene encoding biosynthetic arginine decarboxylase, with product MTNFEPKKLKNIWTIEDSISTYNIDKWGDKYFSINSKGNISVTKDIKSENKIDLFKLVKELKSREINPPLIIRFNDILKDRINALHDSFLKAIKTYKYKNIYQGVFPVKCNQQKNVLEKIIEFGSQWNFGLEVGSKSELLIGLALLENQNSLLICNGYKDKKYIEIATLARKLGKNPIIVIEQRDEVKRIIEAVQELNATPLIGIRAKLSSKSSGRWGKSIGDNSKFGLSIPEIMLTIKELKEANLINEMKLLHFHIGSQISDIAVIKDALQEASQIYVELCKLGAPMQYIDVGGGLGIDFDGTKTSSNTSTNYSLQNYANDVIATIKDSCELNNIKHPTIISESGRAIISHCSVLIFNVLGTSHVSSKLQIFDNKNQQLIISNLLETFYELKKLKDKKINLSQIIELWNDAKKFKEDCLVAFRLGFLSLAERAYAEEITWACAKEISNNLNNDEINHPDLSEITETLASTYYANLSIFKSIPDSWAINQIFPIVPIHRHLEEPFCKGNFADLTCDSDGKLNNFIDDGKIKSLLNLHKPEKDKDYLVGIFMTGAYQEALGNLHNLFGSTNVVYIDINQDDSYKVKNIIKEDSKSEILQLLDYSSASLVESIRINTESAIDQKKLTIEEARKLMDQIEISLRKSSYLSE
- the thiO gene encoding glycine oxidase ThiO, with the protein product MTQETKNSILIIGGGLVGLSIAYEFARNNFKVLVLSKNRNESAGFVAAGMLATHAEGLEDELLKFGQESQGLIPKWIKSIEQDSNIKCGLKKCGIVVPFKNKEDLEKFPTYQYGKYLNHKDLQTEINGMNSIWKHGLLFEQDGQIDNRRRLMRALERACSLHGVEFQEGSEVEDLKLEKNKITGAKVLCATGELKIINCQKAIICSGAWSKKIFKKIPVFPVKGQMLSIQGPTNFLKRVIFGPKTYLVPRDDGLIIVGATVEKDSKFNHGNTPNGIKQLQEGIRSLLPEAINWPQMEHWWGFRPCTPDIKPIIGKSKIENLFIATGHYRNGVLFSALTSDLLLKIVQNKCLSDIEKIFLEKFSLDRFDI